CACCTTTAATAGCCAGTTTTTTTGCAATCGCCGTTCCAAATCGTCCTATCCCAATTACAGCAAAACGAGGTTTACTCTTCATAGTGATCAATATTTAAATTAAAAATTCCTTAATGAGTTTTTAGCTATGTCATTGATGTTGATATAAGTTAAGGTTTTTTTGGTTTATAAGTATAAAATTAATGACATTTTATAATTCCTTCATAAATTTATAGAACTAATGTTGTTAATATATTTTAATATTGCACTCCGGTAATTATTAAGAATCATTAATGCAAAATATATCCGCTTCGATAGTTGTTTATAATACAGACGAGGAAATTCTAGAAGAAAGTATTTCAAGTTATCTTGATGCAGAATATTCAGGAGAGTTATGGATTATAGATAACACGGCAAATGGCAGATACAACTATCTGGCAAATAAATATGACAGGATTCATTACTATTTAAGTGATGAAAATCTCGGTTATGGTAAGGCCCATAATATTGCTATACGCCATTTTTTGGAAAAGACTAAATATCATTTGGTTTTAAACCCCGATGTCTCATTTACAGGAGATGTTATTAAAGAACTGTTGATCTATTTGGAAAATAATGAAAGAACGGGTCTTATAGCTCCTAAGGCAGAATACCCAGACGGAAGTTTACAAAGTAATGGCAGGTTGATACCAAGTCCCGGTCACCTGTTGTTTCGCAGATTCTTTTCCGATAAAAAGGATAATGATGATATTAATAATAGATATGAATTAAAATTTAATCAGGAAGAACCTTATCAGGCACCTGTTATTCTTGGAAGTTTTATGCTTTTTAGAAACTCTGCATTAAGGGAGGTTGGCTTATTCGATGAGAGGTTTTTTCTGTATCCTGAAGATATTGATATTTCCCGCAGGATGTTTGAGAAGTATAAAAATATAATATATACTGAAAGGAATTTCATACATCACCATGAGCAGGCATCGTATAAGGATTTAAAAACATTATGGATTCACAGTAAAGAAATGATAAAATATTTTAATAAATGGGGATGGTTTATTGATGCTTGTCGTTCTGTTTCAAATAACAAGGTGTTAAAAGGGTATATATAATAATTGTTATGTGAATGGAAGTTTTTATTAATGGTTTTAATACATAATAAATATACTATTATATACGTTATTTTATATCTTTGAAGCCAAATAATTTATTTTGCAGGAGCTTAAAAAAAATAATCAAGTTGTAAAAAAACACTCATCCTTAAGAGTGGTTTTTAAGCAAAGACGTGTTAATTCAGAATATGAGTTGGCAGTATCTCCCTATTCTTATTTTTTTAAGCATCTCTTTGATTTTTCTTTAGCAATGGTTTCTTTAATACTGTTGTCTCCTATTTTAATAACCTTGTACTTAATCACAAAACATTCCTCTGTAGGCCCCGGGTTTTATCATCAGAAGAGGATAGGTTTAAATGGAGAAGAATTCCATATTTTCAAATTCAGGTCAATGAAAGTTGATTCTGAGGATGATATTCCTATGCTGAC
The window above is part of the Bacteroidota bacterium genome. Proteins encoded here:
- a CDS encoding glycosyltransferase, with product MQNISASIVVYNTDEEILEESISSYLDAEYSGELWIIDNTANGRYNYLANKYDRIHYYLSDENLGYGKAHNIAIRHFLEKTKYHLVLNPDVSFTGDVIKELLIYLENNERTGLIAPKAEYPDGSLQSNGRLIPSPGHLLFRRFFSDKKDNDDINNRYELKFNQEEPYQAPVILGSFMLFRNSALREVGLFDERFFLYPEDIDISRRMFEKYKNIIYTERNFIHHHEQASYKDLKTLWIHSKEMIKYFNKWGWFIDACRSVSNNKVLKGYI